Proteins co-encoded in one Carassius gibelio isolate Cgi1373 ecotype wild population from Czech Republic chromosome A15, carGib1.2-hapl.c, whole genome shotgun sequence genomic window:
- the LOC128028916 gene encoding FMR1-interacting protein NUFIP2-like — MEKRPCEGATGVYISHGAENGPDRSNISVNNDQNHCQFQNEKTQTKKTENGKINGTLKEGEVTPTSFNPDSSLYPVNSNGDRHLLDIHLKNKPTRRAFTTDSTGDRKGRNTSRNSMDFKNDKSSELNTLEGKKEALATLNGVVSLNSLPFANGYPSKPGADNDGSGSESGYTSPKKRRAQRIGKAVDNVTAFAQGKAMQQGGKQDHGPVAQDSKPELHLKAKEPTASATTPPLLVAELQRKNSDSKVAGKRFEDRSSKVKVSTSTKEDSWTLFKPPPVFPVDNSSAKIVPKISYASKVKENLNKTAQAGGEALTPAPQVPGRPPQVPMSAVKTITSASFTNGPLLGEGNGCPLPGPHFNASPLLATPAVAAENVASPLGSGTSAIGSSTTTSVAEPRKPSLFVYPVTPPNMQLSLPSGRQADPPAAPTNQKSLGDIFQNQWGLSFINEPSAGPESMACRSNRKEVPVEVSFQGGCPATVATQTSSASERPDQPPFPKAQEPEKRTNAQNFSRGVSGGATVASGAVPETSVPSLDAQRDETGVFGAIVFCSSSKDICAELRSTSPAAPKVALAKDQGHTKGFDRRSSWGSFDLKAAVIYHTKEMEYILNLQKQDPNRVVLYSESWDGPAQ; from the exons ATGGAGAAACGTCCCTGCGAAGGGGCAACCGGAGTATATATCAGTCATGGAGCAGAGAACGGCCCTGATCGATCGAACATTTCGGTAAACAATGATCAGAACCACTGTCAGTTCCAGAACGAGAAAACGCAGACGAAGAAAACAG aaaatggcaaaataaatggAACTCTGAAGGAGGGAGAGGTGACTCCCACTTCTTTTAACCCAGACAGCTCCCTGTACCCTGTGAACAGCAATGGTGACAGACACCTGCTAGATATCCACTTGAAAAATAAGCCCACCCGACGGGCCTTTACCACTGACTCAACAGGGGACAGAAAAGGTAGAAACACTAGCAGGAACAGCATGGACTTCAAAAATGACAAGTCCTCAGAGTTGAACACACTTGAGGGCAAAAAGGAGGCTTTAGCTACTTTGAATGGTGTGGTGTCGCTCAACTCTTTACCATTTGCCAATGGTTACCCTAGCAAACCCGGAGCTGACAATGATGGCAGTGGCTCCGAGAGCGGATACACTTCTCCCAAGAAACGCCGGGCCCAGAGGATTGGCAAAGCCGTGGACAATGTGACTGCTTTTGCCCAGGGAAAAGCCATGCAGCAGGGCGGCAAACAAGACCACGGCCCTGTGGCACAGGACTCAAAACCCGAACTGCACCTAAAAGCCAAGGAACCAACTGCCTCTGCCACCACACCTCCTCTGTTGGTGGCTGAACTTCAGCGCAAGAACTCAGACAGCAAAGTGGCTGGCAAACGGTTTGAGGATCGCTCCAGCAAGGTTAAGGTGTCTACCTCCACCAAAGAGGACTCATGGACCTTGTTCAAGCCTCCGCCTGTCTTTCCTGTGGACAATAGTAGCGCTAAGATAGTGCCTAAGATTAGTTATGCAAGCAAAGTGAAGGAGAACCTCAATAAGACTGCCCAAGCTGGCGGGGAGGCTCTCACTCCTGCTCCCCAGGTGCCTGGGAGACCGCCACAGGTCCCCATGTCTGCGGTGAAAACCATCACCTCGGCTAGCTTTACCAACGGTCCCCTGCTGGGGGAAGGGAATGGTTGCCCCCTGCCTGGTCCCCATTTCAATGCCAGTCCTCTGCTGGCGACCCCAGCTGTTGCCGCTGAGAATGTAGCATCTCCCCTGGGTAGCGGCACTTCAGCCATTGGAAGTTCCACCACAACCTCTGTGGCTGAGCCCAGGAAGCCCAGTCTGTTTGTTTACCCCGTCACCCCCCCCAATATGCAACTCTCACTTCCTAGCGGCCGCCAAGCCGATCCCCCTGCTGCTCCGACAAATCAGAAGTCTCTGGGGGACATTTTTCAGAATCAGTGGGGCTTGTCCTTTATCAATGAGCCTAGCGCCGGACCAGAGAGCATGGCGTGCCGCTCGAACAGAAAGGAGGTGCCGGTGGAGGTGAGCTTTCAGGGAGGCTGTCCTGCTACAGTGGCCACTCAGACTTCCAGTGCCTCTGAGAGACCGGATCAACCCCCCTTTCCCAAGGCTCAGGAGCCAGAAAAACGGACTAATGCTCAGAATTTCAGTCGAGGAGTGAGTGGTGGTGCCACGGTGGCAAGCGGGGCCGTACCCGAGACCTCTGTACCCAGCCTGGATGCCCAGAGAGACGAGACGGGGGTTTTTGGTGCAATAGTATTTTGTTCTTCCTCTAAGGACATTTGTGCCGAGCTGCGTTCCACCTCCCCAGCAGCACCTAAGGTGGCTTTGGCCAAGGACCAGGGCCATACTAAGGGCTTTGACAGGAGGTCTAGTTGGGGGTCGTTTGATCTAAAAGCTGCTGTAATTTACCACACTAAAG